CAGACCCTGCGAGAGAACCCCTCCAGCCGCCGGATGCTGTTCCACGGCTGGAACGTGCCGGAACTGGGCCAGATGGCGCTGCCGCCCTGCCACATGGCCTACCAGTACCACGTCACCTCGACCGGGCGGCTGAACTGCCTGCTCTACCAGCGTTCGGTCGATCTGTTGCTGGGCGCGCCCTTCAACTTCGTCGGCGCCACGGCGCTGCACCTGATGCTGGCGGATCAGGCCGGCCTGACCCCCGGCGAGCTGGTCTGGGTCGGCGGCGACGTGCACCTGTACCAGAACCACGTCGATCAGGCGCGCGAACAGCTGACCCGCGAGCCGCGCCCCCTGCCCCGCATCGCGCTCACCCGCCGCGGGCAGGGCATCGACGACTACCGGATCGAGGATTTCACGGTAGAGGGCTACGACCCCCACGCCGCCATCAAGGCAGAGGTCGCGGTCTGACGGCCTGCGGATTCAGCCGCGTCCGCCCGCTTGGCCAGCGCTAGGCCCGCCCGGCCCGAGTCGCCTTTCAGCAGACCGAAGCACGGGGCGGCATCGGAAAGATCCGCGCCGCTCCGGTATCCTGACCACGGCCAGGACGGCGACAGGCGCCTCAGCCCCTGCCGGTCAGGGTGCGCGCCCTAGGATGCAGGCACCACAGCGCAGTCGCGGGACACCCCGTGCCGCTCCAGTATGTCGCCAACCAGCCCCGAACGCGCCGCCTCATCGACAAAGGCCCGCAACGCCGCCGCCGCCTTCGGGCGGCCCTGCGGGACGCCCATGGCCTGACGGATCGACATGAAGGCCGGTGCCAGCACGCGAGCGCCGGGACGCGCCTCTGCCTCTCGCGCCATGACGGCGCCGATGCCCGCCACCGCCGCGACCGCCCCGTCGTCCAGCGCCGCAAGCATGGCACGGATATCCGGGAAATGGACAAGCCGGTCCGCGCCTTCCTGCCGTTCCAGCGTCAGGCTGTAGGCACTGCCGACCACGGTGCCCACCGCCGCCCCCGAGGCCACAAGCGCCCCCGCATCCGCCGCATCGCAGCCCGGGCCGGCCAGGTAACAGCCGTCAATCTGCACGTAGGGTTCTGAAAAGGCGATGGTTTCCGCCCGTTTCGGATCG
This region of Ponticoccus alexandrii genomic DNA includes:
- a CDS encoding thymidylate synthase, producing MRHPEYQYLDLMERVLEQGDARVDRTGVGTRSLFGAMLRFDLSEGTAPILTTKRVYWKTAVKEMLWFLTGGTNLQPLLRENVRIWTDWPLDSYRRETGETISQEAFEQRIVEDDAFAARWGELGPVYGKQWRRWLGADGREYDQIGTLVQTLRENPSSRRMLFHGWNVPELGQMALPPCHMAYQYHVTSTGRLNCLLYQRSVDLLLGAPFNFVGATALHLMLADQAGLTPGELVWVGGDVHLYQNHVDQAREQLTREPRPLPRIALTRRGQGIDDYRIEDFTVEGYDPHAAIKAEVAV
- a CDS encoding transporter substrate-binding domain-containing protein gives rise to the protein MDSETIRDFCPEGRLRAALNFGNGVLIGRDEAGQPRGITVDLSQALAARLGLAVDFIEMARAVDVSDTARSGVWDLCFLAVDPKRAETIAFSEPYVQIDGCYLAGPGCDAADAGALVASGAAVGTVVGSAYSLTLERQEGADRLVHFPDIRAMLAALDDGAVAAVAGIGAVMAREAEARPGARVLAPAFMSIRQAMGVPQGRPKAAAALRAFVDEAARSGLVGDILERHGVSRDCAVVPAS